TGTAGCTGCCAAGATAGATGAAATAAAAACATCGGATCTTGCGCCTCGTAAACGGATTTGGGCATAAATCGGAACACTGATTTTCTTTTTCCCGGGAAGTTATCGGAGCATATCCGATAAAAACCATGGAAGTCATAAGACTCAGGGAACTTCAATGCTCTTGATGAAAGATTCAAACATTTTTTGACATATACACTCCTTTTTTATCCTTCTAAGCCTTTGTATATGGAATTATTTGTTGATTTTACATCTTTATTAGTAACAtcattttttaacaataaaatggTGATTCTATCAAAATGTGTAGTCAAAGGTAACAAAAAACCTGGAAAAACCAAAATCAGAATTCAATAGTAATATTGGATTGACATAATTTCTTATTTGACCCTCTAACTTTACatcaaaaaaagtcattttaacgattcatttaaaatttcactTCTTTTAAAACTTATCTTATTTGTTAGGTTACCtcaaaatgaatggaaaaatttAAGTCTATTAATTTCATTAACATGGCATGTAAGTGGATATCACGTtaagaattaattaattttttaaaatttagaaattaaaaaaaaactaaaatttattaaaattattaaaagtataaaaaaatattttttttattttaaatttttaaagattaattaattactaacatgGCATACACGTGAACTACTACATAGATGTCACATCAATAaagttaatataaattaaaattttcatttattttgaggtgacttgacaaaaaatataatttcgagactaaaaaagtgaaaaattaaatagaagaggtaaaatattttttttataaagttagaggGCCAAATAAGTAATTATgcctattcaatttaattccaaatttttgTTAATAATTCCATTTGGTTTATATTAATAAGAGGTTTTAGTTGGACCGGTTCAATtgactatttaatagtaattaaataaataattatataattatgaaaattataaaaaaataaaaaatatatattaatagttttataaaatttattcaacTAGTTCaatagttgatttttttttccgaCTTTCAGTTTTTTGTCTTGATTAATATACCAATCAATTTTTGGTCCGACAGATCCAATCCATTTCCAATCATACATATTGGTAGTATAGTAAAGTTTGACTTAGTTGAATTGGTGAGTAGTATTTTACCATTCTAACTCGATTTAAATTATTTTCGAATTGATTTGAGTGACTTGAATTCAAGTCCTGTCGAATAAGTTTGTTAAGGttgaattaaaacaaattaaactaactATATTGAAATCTTGTTTACGAtatgactaaattctaaattaaaaaaacataaattagaTAGCATATATAATAagtatgataaataaaataatagcacGTTGTGAAATTATTAGGGACTCAAGAGAtatttacattaatttattttttaaattacttaaattatttaaGTTGTAAAATTCAAGTATGAttctaatttgaaaaattaattattaatttaaattaattaaaaaaaactgaatAACTCCCTTCAATTAATTTGAAAGTTGAATTTTatcgatttattttttaaattattcaagtTATAAAACTGAAGTATTactctaattaaaaaaattaaattattaatttaagttaattaaaaaaactgaATTTCTCTTTTCGATTactttgaaagttgaaaattttaaattgttttttgaattgaatggaattttGTTAGGCAGTACCATATAAATTTAGTACAACTACGTCCTGCTCTTCAAAGTAGTGGATGTACAACCAGACAAAGCATGTCCGAAACACCACGTGACGTGGCGGTCGTGATAGACTGCTGATATCGCAGTTAAACTTTCAAGCTTTCTTATCTCGCTTCGCTCTTCTCTAGTTACATTGTATGAGTTTtccttaaaaataaaagaaacccgaCGAAACTCATTCGAAGAATGGCGGCAACTACTTCCATGGTTACGTCATTAACCTTCACAATTCCTTCGCTAGGTTAGTCGGTCCTACTACTTTCCCACCATCGTTATCCGCTTCTTTCTCTATTAACAATCTTCCTCTGTTAATGTTAACTAATCTTGGAACTTGCTAAAAAGCAGGGTTTCGCCTACCCACTCGTAGCTACCCATGTGTAAAACCCCAGGTTTTGCTTTGCTTCATTGCTTTCCCTATTTCTTTATACtgtatttcctttcttttgttttctgtTTAGTGAAGTTTTGAGTTGTGAAAATGGAATGTGGAGTGATGTATCCTTCATGTTCGATGAAATGTTTCAATGATAAAAGAGGTTTCTAGTTTTTTGAAAGAGATGCATTAGTTATACGTCATTTGTTTTCCCCCCATGGTCTCATTCTTAGCCAAAGACGCTGTTTGTTTGTTTACAGAGACGTTTTGTGAGGAAGGCTGCTTCAAATGTTATAACGGCAACATATGAGTTGAAGGCACCTCCATATCCCTTGGTAAAAATCTCAaaactttttactttttattaatattgttatacCCGCACTCGCGAGCACTCGAAGAACTCGCTAAACCCCCTTAAAGTTTAGGCCAACAGTGAAAACTAGATCCCACCAACCAAGAACTTGGATCCCCTACCTCACGGGCCTAGAGTTAGACAAGCACATGTCCGGGGACCATACCCCTGACAAAGGTGGCTTGCCTACAGCCGTACACTGCGTTTACTTATTATCCTGATAGGGTAGCCTTCACCTAGGATGAGGAACATCAATAGGTCGGTTAAACCAAATAGTATGGAACCATTAGCATAAAGATACGTGTAACCTCGAGAAGGGGCTGACAACACTCCTTATAAGGCCTCGGAGGCCCGGAACCAGCCAAGACACTCACTATATTCTCTCTTGCTCCCTCACTCTCTCGACTGATACTTTCTGCTTCTTCCTCTTTACCACCATACTTGACCACCTATGGTTCTCTATCTGCCAGGTGAACTGTCCACCACCATCTCCTCCATCATGTATCAACAAATATTGTTTTTATTGGAACTTTCTTTTTGGTTGCAATCTCAAAATACAAAAAAGGACCCCATTGCTAACTTGTTACTGCCTGCTGGAGACATTATCTGCTACTTTGTTTAGAGGCATCTAGAACATTTGTCAATGTTCATTTCCCAACTCCAATTCAAATATGAAAAGAATAATGCAAAgaatgttaaaaattttgttatttcttCATATTCTCAGAATGCATTGGAACCTCATATGAGCCGAGAAACCCTGGAGTATCATTGGGGAAAACATCACAGAACCTATGTGGAGAACCTAAACAAGCAAGTTGTAGGAACAGATCTAGAAGGGTTGTCTTTGGAAGACATTATCATTGTTACATACAATAAGGGTGATATACTCCCTGCATTCAATAATGCTGCACAGGTTTATGCCATAAGCATTAGTGAATCTCAAATTTcatattatgtttttctttttaagttttataacCCGTTTGCAGGCCTGGAACCATGATTTTTTCTGGGAATCAATGAAACCAGGTGGTGGAGGAAAGCCATCTGGGGATCTTCTAGATCTGATCGAAAGAGATTTTGGTTCATTTGAACGATTCATTGAAGAGTTTAAGTCCGCTGCAGCTACTCAGTTTGGTTCTGGCTGGGCTTGGCTTGCATGTAGGTGACTACTTAGAATGGCATCTTTACTTATTTCCATTAAAATTCTCTAGTTCTTAACGTAATTTGGACCGTAATGCGTTGATGCAGACAAAGCAAATAGGCTTGATGTGGAAAATGCAGTAAATCCTTGGCCATCAGAGAAGGATAAAAAGCTTGTAATAGTGAAAAGTCCAAATGCTATGAATCCCCTTGTTTGGGACTACTTTGTGAGTATCCTTGCTCTACACTCATAATTCATGTTACAactgtatatgtatgtatattagcggtaaaagtaccatggttagaagtcagattgcattttgcctcatttactcaaaaaatgggcaaattagtctttgtacgttagatcaaagaggaCATcggtcatttctattaaaatttcatccatttatacTGTTAAAAGCTGGTGTGATTGCCACATGCATCTTATGCTGACGTACAAGAACAAAcaataaaaattgatgaaatttttaacaaaaggaccagtttactctttgatttaacgtgcagggactaatttgcttattttttgagtagagggggcaaaatgcaatccaatTCTTAGTACAAGGGCCTCAATGGTACTTTTACCGTATATTAGCTAATATAGAAAGCAATCTGGGGAGGCTATTATATTTGTTAGTTCAATGCATCTAACATTATCATCTGTTTCTTTTCTACAGCCACTCCTTACTATTGATGTCTGGGAGGTACTACATGTTTAATTTTACTTTTCCCTACTGATtcgatttttaaattatttccaaattcTTCGATTAACTAAAGACTAATTTTATTGGTGTGATATGCTCTATGTTAACAGCATGCTTATTACCTTGACTTTCAGGTAACAttttcattagtttttaattGCTTGGACTTGTCCGATGAAGAATTTATTTGTTGGTTTCTAATGTAATGTTGTCAAGTGAGTAAAACTTCGTAAATCTTTTCTACTGGCAGAATCAACGACCAGATTATATATCAGTGTTCATGGAGAAGCTTGTATCTTGGGAAACAGTTAATACTAGACTTGAAAAAGCAAAGGCTCGAGCTGCCGAGAGGGAAATGGAGGAAGAGAggaggagaaaagaagaagaagagggcaAACCgactaatgaagaagatgatgatgatgatttagaGATGTACGTAGATAATGACAATGATGATTCAGAGGCTGAATGAATTTAACATACAACAATGGTATTAGGATTCCATGTGAGTAAGTCTTTATAATACGCTCGAAATTTATATCGAGGTTAGTTTGTGCGGCCAACAGAATagaaatcctttttttttttttttgtatctaTACTGGATAGCTAAACCCTGATGTAGAAAATCAAGTGATGTTTCAATAAAGTACTGCCATTTTTGTGAAATTCCTGCGTAATTTTTTTAGGTCAGCCATGTTCAATCACCAGTGTGCCGAAATCCTAAACacaaatatgttaaattgaacaTGTCATGTGTTTGAAATGTCATGTCatgtttattacatttttatcttGATCATTAGATTTGTTGTGTTTGGTGTCGTACATTGGCATTGATCATGCATCTTTTCCACATGACTGTATTTTGACATTCAGTTTCAGGTATTCACCGTATTTTCCAGATGTTTTTTCATATGCTTGAGGATGTATTGGTATCAGTCAAAATACTAGAGTTTCATTGCTTGCTTGATTGTAAAAATGTTAAGCATGCCGTTTGATTATATCTATATATTAACAGGATAATTTACATACCAGCATGTTTTGAACTGTTGCTCCGATGCTGTTACTATCTTATCAGAGAATTCCTTGAAGAGAAAAGACCTTGAAGATCCGATGCCATTGAAGTTCCAGTCATAGGGGGTCCAAAAACATCCCAAAACCGAAGAGTCTCATCTGCCACAGCCGATACAACAGTTACTCCATCAGGGCTCTACAACAGGAAAATACAAGAaacttcaaatttcttttcatacaAATTTCCTACTGGATTCTTAAAAGTTTGAATAGTTAAAAACCTGGCATAGGTTGATAATTCTGGGCTCATGGTTCCCAAACTCCCCCACTTTTGTCATCGAAGGGTACTTCCAGAGGCATAGTTTGTTTTGATCCTCCCCTGTACTGTATCCATGGCTACTCAATATCTCCTTGTGATGTCTGTTCCATTCCAGCCCAGAAATCTGCTCATTTTACAGAAAATTACTAATAGTTGAATAAAAAAACCGAATAATGCAGATGGATTTTACCTGTGCTTTGGTTTCAATACTGTGAATGCAGATTCCTTTCTGTGTATTCCATATCCTAATACACCTATCATTCCAGCCTCCTCCAGATGCAAGAACATTATGCTGATATGGGCACCAAGCAAGGGCCTTGACTGCGGCGCAATGATCTGTGAATAGATGGAGAAACTTCGATGAACTCATTTTGGAAGCTTCCCATATGTATAACTGCTTTTCACTGCCTCCACTTGCCAACCTATCACCTTCATTCGACCATTTCAAACCGCACACCTCATCGGAGTGCTTTTTTATGCTGGAGGCTAAATGATTCCGTGCTCTAACTGCAAATAAGATCATGTATGATGGATATTTTTACAAACTGTTCAAATATCTAGTTTGATAGTTAGAATATCTACTGTCATGATTGATAATGGACTTGTCCCGGCTTCCCGATGTTAAAATGTGGCCGTTCCATGCGGTGGATGTTATCCTTTCACTATGACCTTGAAGGCTCCTAATCTGCAGGTAAACAGATACATGATGAATGCTTTGAAGCAACCTTCTAAGAGCTCTGATACGGTAAATGAATAGAGAAAGAGAGAGGAGACAAGTTTCGAAGATTCAGCATCCCAGAGCTGTAGGTTGGAGCATGTATATCCAACAGCTAGAGTTCGGGCTTCCTCGGACCAGGTTATGCTTGTAGGCCAGTTGTCCTCTTCACGAACATGGAACAACTTGTGTATCCTCTGGTCTACTGAGTTCCATAAGTACAGTGTTGGGCCCAAACCAACAGCTAGAACGTTGTTTTTGCCCCAACTCATGATGTTCACATAGTAGTCATCCAAAAGCCCCGGTGCATCCAAAACTATCATTTCTGCCTGCACCACACACCGGATCGAACAACGAATGGTATAAGATCAGTCCCATCATTTCCTACGTCATCGGTACTCAAAGGTTCTTTTCAAATACAGATGTGTTCCATACGGGTGCCTTTTTTCCCCATTAATTGGTGGATCAAACTTCATATACATATTTGAATGTGTCAGTTGTCACACACGAGTTCTAAAGAGCCTAAGCAACATAGATCATTTCATGAAAGAATCATCTTTTCATGAAAACCAGCCCAACCATCAACTTTTATGAATCCCAACATTGGAGCTTACTCCATTCTACTCTAGGGAAACaaacaaaatgataaaaatgtcaCAGCTGATAATTTTGGAGTCAAATTTTTTGAACTTCCACTATTTTTGGAGTCAAATTTTTTGAACTTTCACTATTTTTTGTAAAAACATATCTAAAAACTAcattgaaagtttttataatatattttttcaatttttttaatctataataaattttaaagaataagatgtcaaaagttgaaaattttgaaccaCTAAAAGTTAAAATGTGACAAGTTTACTGAGAGAGAGAGAAAGTTACTCCTAAAGTTAAAAGATAGCCCATAGATTGAAAAATATGAACTTGATTGTTTTTCTAGGTATTCAGGATGATACTCCTTATACGTGTCAGACGTGCTACATATAGAAGCTCTAGGAAAAATGAAGATTTCGGGAAAAAAATAAGGGGTTTTGTGCTACATATAGAAGCTCTAGGAAAAACCTTGGGGATGGACCGATATGGAGCCTGTTTGCTCTTGTTATCCGATATGGTAGCCATTTCTTGTCTCAACTCATCAACGAAACGAATGGATTTTGTGCTGGATTTTGAGCTTCCTTTGAAAACCATAATCCTTTTCCCTTCAGAATTTAAAGACTGACTCTCAATCAGTTTCTGTTGATACACTTCCTGCCATCAATGaagagaaaactaaaaaaaaccataAGTTTTCATCTTCAGATTTTTGCCATTTCTAAatcaataaatttcattttcagaAACACAAAGGAATGGTGAAAAACGTACATCGCATTTCGAAGATTTGAAGTCGGTGGTTTTGTTGGTCAACAGAGTGTGAGCTCTATCAAGATCCATCAAACTTCTGTTGGGTAAAAACCGATCCCCCTTAATGAAGAACAAATGAATTCAAGAAACTTGCAGAACATTCAATGGAGAaaaccccccccaaaaaaaaagatgaaattcattTGTACCGGAAAATGGTATCGAGTGGGACTGTCATGGAGTCTTCTTGGAGAATACCAATAAGATTGAAGGAGTCTCAGCTTATCGCTTTGATCCATTTTCAAGGGTTTCCAAGAAACACAATtgtggagaagaaagaaagtaaGAGAATGGAGGAAAATAAAATTACTGCAAACCCTTGAAGTTTGCAGTAATTTGCGGAAAATAGAGGAAAATGGAATTACTGCAAAAGTAAGTAAGAAACGCAACAAGGCTTTTGAACCTTTCTCTGAATCCCGCCAAAAGGAAGAACCGTTGATATGGTTCAAAGGTTTGGGTCGAAAATAGGTTTGAATTTGTTGATAATGGGTTAACGTCACagtttacccctaaactttcatttaaTGTGCAATGTggtatatgtataaaaataactTTGTCTCATACCGAATAAAAAATACGTGACATTAAATGATTGGTTTTGAGTTTTGAATATAATTTACTCTTCAATTTTCAACTGATATGTACTTTTTTCTGTTTAAagtttctttttgaaattttgtttactgcttaaaaatagaaataagatgaaaatatcaaataatttaattaacctgTAAAAATCATATTCAAAACCCAAAATCAATCATATACCTTATAACGACACATGGAATTATTTATTAAAACGATTTTAAAGCTTCGGGGTACACTGATACTTCGCAGAATATAATCCATGTATCAAATTAGATATTTTCTTTGCAGAGGTATTATATTGCACATTATATAAAAGTTTAAGGACTGATTTTGACATTTACCCTTTAATATTCTTGCACTTGAATTGAATTCTTGTCTTGTTCATAACATTTTTGTATTAAGATTGTACTTCATAACATTTTTGTATTATGATTGTACTTAATTATGTTTATGTTAGTGTCTTATAATTAGATTTGTCAATTTTGACCAAAACTTAGAATCAGTTTCAAATTCAAACTCAACTTAATTCAATCTAATTATAAAAGACTCAAATCATATATAACTTCAATCCGGAAAGaccaaaaactaaaatgactcaaATAAATATCCAAAATAATATGAATTTGAGAATCAAGCCTGAAATGGCccaattaaaaaatacaaataattcgAACTTGAAATAACTTCAACCTAAAAATACCCAAACTTGGAACCCCATGTAATAGCATGACGATGACGGTCAAGAGTATTCACCGCTTAAAGTGTGGCCTGAATTCTAGTCGCGTTAGTTGTTCGGATTTAGCCCTATTATtgtaattccaaaaaaaaaaaaacccaaaattgaaACAGACCTTTAAAACTCAAATTGAAACCATCTAAATTGATCAAACCGGAATCAATCTAACCAATCCAAACCCATCTAATTGACATTCAAGCAAGTGGAAAAGGCAGTAACTGAATAGAATGGCTATCAAACAGAGAGAAAATGCCTTCATTGAGATCATACCCATAGAAACCATCTATGAAAGTAAAAGTGAACTGCACAACTAGGCAATCATATAGCAAGGGTGACAATCGACAACGTGCCGGTCCTGTGAGATCTACTGACACGAGACTTGTTTTTTACCCTAAAGAATCAGCAAACCGATATAGATCTGCCAATGTCCTAATAGTTCTATCTGGCAGACCAACAAAGCCTTCTATAGATGGTGATGACCCAAATAAATCAGCAAACCACTTGGATGTAGATTGTGCAACATAGCCTTGTTGCCATGTATATGCCAGACCATTGCCACTCATACCGCCGCTTCGTACATTGGTGGTTCCTCCTATCTGGTCCATCTCAGTTTTCGGAAAAGAATTGGTAGATCCATGTGGTGCAGCAGAGGCAACAGGATAATCGTTGGCATGACAAGAATTAGGGACCAAACCATCATATAACTTCATGCCTTCAGCAAGAATAGCAGACGGTTGCTCATGCGACTGATTTACATTAGATTTTGGCAAAGGGGACCCTTTGGTTGCAAATTGTGATTGCTTCATTTCTTTGCTCTTAACCGTACTCGATGATCCCATTTCATCCAGTTTTCTGTTTGGCTTTATTTTTTTCTCCTCAAGCCGTTTATGTAACTCTGCAACTCTTTCTTCCAACTTGACTATCTTCTTTTCAAATTGAATTGAACCAAGAAGCTCCGTTACATCATTACTAAGATTTTTCGGATACTGGACTATCGATTCAAGAGCATCTAATTGCTTTTCATTAGCCTTTCCCATCTGGGCTATCCCATTTTCGGGAAAACAACAGGTTGATCCATGTGGGGCAGCTGAGGTAACAGGAGAATTGTTGGCATTACTAGAAATAGGGACCGAACCATCGCCTTCGGAAAGAATAGTGGTCAGTTGCTCACACAACTGATTTGCTTCAGATTTTGGCAAAGGGGACCCTTCGGTTGCCAACCGTGATCGCTTCATTTCTTGGCTCTTAACTGTACTTGATGATCCCTTTTCTTTccgttttcttttcttcatttttttctcctcaataattttttttagctcAACAATTTCTTCTTCCAACGTCACTATCTTCTCTTTAATTTGCCATGAACCAAGAAGCTCGGTTGCATCAATACTACGATTTTCCGAATAATGGACTATAGATTTTAGAGCATCTAATTGCTTTTCATTAACCTTTTTCTGCGAAAGGCCATAATACAGTAAATGCAATGTTTAAGGATGAGAAAACATGTAAGATCATTTGTGTGAACAAGAGATTAAAAAGGACCATACCAGCACCACGTGGGACTTATTCGCTTCCTGTTTTGCCCCCTCGAATGCTTTTGTAGACTCTTGCAAGAATGAAGTCAACATTGTCTTAGAGGAGAATTTATCCTCAAGCCCAAAGATCGAAGCAACCTCAACAGCTTCGAAAGGCATCCCATTCTTCACCATACTCTCTATGATATCTGTAGCATACAAAAGTGTCTTACGTTAATCAGATGCAATTATATTTAGTTCGCCATTAATATTTGTCTGATTTCTGTGAGAATTCTTGTTATGGACACTTAAAAAAGTGAGGCAGAAACAATGTTTTCAAACGATTAATTACAGTCTTTGTGACTCTTTTTTCTACTTTCACTTGATATCACAAACCTCTCCTAAATCAAGGAGATTGAAATAAGAAAGACACTAATTACCGATCTCCAGGCAGGCAGGAATATAATGAAATCAAAGGGTGACTCAGAGCTGACTAAGTGACGAAAACAGATTCTAAAGCACACCAAGAAAGGCTATTCTTCATTTTTGTGCTGTTCTTGTCAATTAGTAAGCCACCTTCTCCTAAATCAAGACGATTGAAATAAGAAAGACACTAATTACTGATCTCCAGGCAGGCAGGAATATAATGAAATCAAAGGGTGACTCAGAGCTGACTAATTGACAAAAACAGATTCTAAAGCACACCAAGAAAGGCTATTCTTCATTTTTGTGCTGTTCTTGTCATTAGTAAGCCACCTTCTCTAAGGCATTCCACTTTTGAGCTAGAGAATAGTTATAAGGTTACATAGTAAATGAAACTACCCATATTGATTTCCCTATTTGTATTTACCATAGTAGCAATATAATTTGAAACTAATTTGTGAAGTTTGTAAAATCCACAGGGTCATAATCTTACCTAAACTGATTTTAACCACAAAGAAAACAAGGGTAATTATCATGAAAAGGATAGTTAGAATTTGAAACTAGGATAGACAATTCTTAGGAATAATGAAATTGTACATGGAAGGAACTTGAGCTCAAACTCAAGTTTGAGTATTGTTGAGGGGATCGACTTCTTTGGGAGAAGTGTTCGAAGTGTCATCTGCTGGGCAGCCAATCAAATCCCCAACAATGGTAGGTACTGTCCTCGTCTCAAGGTTTTGTCTGCCTCCTCCAACACGGGGATAATACCTATCATTGTTGGGGCTCCATTTACTGTTGAGGGGCCAACTTCTTTGGAAAAAATCATCGAAGTGTTGGCCGAATCCCCAACAATGGTACCACTTGAGCTATATATCCCTCAGGTTGATGGTTCAAGTACCCCGTGCATGTGATTTACATAATTAATGTTACGCACTATACTGATACCTCACTCGAGAGCCTTGTAAGTCGTATTTTCACCAACCAAGGCATTCCTCTTTGCAAACCCTTCAGGGCTCTCGACAAAGAAGGGAGACAAAACCTGACACCTGGACAACACCTACCATTGTTGGGGGTTCAGCCAACTGCCCAGTGGAGACACTTTTAAGACTTCCCTGAAGGAGTCTAGCCCCCTTCAacaataaaaagacaaaaaaggaaagaagacAAAGACCCTGACACAGGACAAGAGCTACTATTGTTGGAAGTTCGGCCAACTGCCTGAAGAACAACATTTCAAACTTCAAAGACTTCTTCTGAAAATGTCAGCCCCTCAACAAGTATATAAATCGTGTAAGTGAACCCAAATAGTTCAATTTCATTCTATCAAGCTTGAGCGGATTAATCTAAACAGTGTTAACTACCATATAAGAACAATGACACTCCATATTAATGATGACATTGGTAGCATCCAAAAAAATTCATAAACTTATAAGCAATTCATATCAATGGAACCTGAAAAGCAATTACCTGGAATTTTCCCATGAAGAAAAGGAGAGCACTTTACTGCATCCGAGATGCCACTGAGCTTAGTCAACTTAAACAAAACCCCCAAATCCTCATTACTAAACACTTCGGGAATCCCAAAACAAGCAACAAAAAGCAACAAACCCTTTGCATCAGTTTCATTGGCTTTATCCAAACCACCCTCTCCAATCAACCTCTTTCGCCATTCAACAGCTCTTTTCCGTGCTTCTACCTTAACATTTGCAGCAATTAGAAACCCACCTTCACCTCTCATCATCAAAAGGAAAAATTCCAAAACCAAAACAGAAGCTTGCCTTGCCAAAGGTATATAAGGAACCTTGATTTGAGCCTTTTTGCCTAATAGAAAGAACCTCCCAATGCAATCTAAAACCAATTGGGCTGGTTCTGGTGCAAGCTTTAGAGCCGCAGGGACTTCTTCTCGAAGCTTTGGGATATCTGATAAATGGGTAATAATATATTTACGTACTCTTTTGC
The Gossypium hirsutum isolate 1008001.06 chromosome A07, Gossypium_hirsutum_v2.1, whole genome shotgun sequence genome window above contains:
- the LOC107937991 gene encoding anaphase-promoting complex subunit cdc20 isoform X2, which gives rise to MTVPLDTIFRSLMDLDRAHTLLTNKTTDFKSSKCDEVYQQKLIESQSLNSEGKRIMVFKGSSKSSTKSIRFVDELRQEMATISDNKSKQAPYRSIPKAEMIVLDAPGLLDDYYVNIMSWGKNNVLAVGLGPTLYLWNSVDQRIHKLFHVREEDNWPTSITWSEEARTLAVGYTCSNLQLWDAESSKLIRSLQGHSERITSTAWNGHILTSGSRDKSIINHDIRARNHLASSIKKHSDEVCGLKWSNEGDRLASGGSEKQLYIWEASKMSSSKFLHLFTDHCAAVKALAWCPYQHNVLASGGGWNDRCIRIWNTQKGICIHSIETKAQISGLEWNRHHKEILSSHGYSTGEDQNKLCLWKYPSMTKVGEFGNHEPRIINLCQSPDGVTVVSAVADETLRFWDVFGPPMTGTSMASDLQGLFSSRNSLIR
- the LOC107937991 gene encoding anaphase-promoting complex subunit cdc20 isoform X3, producing MVFKGSSKSSTKSIRFVDELRQEMATISDNKSKQAPYRSIPKAEMIVLDAPGLLDDYYVNIMSWGKNNVLAVGLGPTLYLWNSVDQRIHKLFHVREEDNWPTSITWSEEARTLAVGYTCSNLQLWDAESSKLIRSLQGHSERITSTAWNGHILTSGSRDKSIINHDIRARNHLASSIKKHSDEVCGLKWSNEGDRLASGGSEKQLYIWEASKMSSSKFLHLFTDHCAAVKALAWCPYQHNVLASGGGWNDRCIRIWNTQKGICIHSIETKAQISGLEWNRHHKEILSSHGYSTGEDQNKLCLWKYPSMTKVGEFGNHEPRIINLCQSPDGVTVVSAVADETLRFWDVFGPPMTGTSMASDLQGLFSSRNSLIR
- the LOC107937992 gene encoding superoxide dismutase [Fe], chloroplastic isoform X1 — its product is MAATTSMVTSLTFTIPSLGFRLPTRSYPCVKPQRRFVRKAASNVITATYELKAPPYPLNALEPHMSRETLEYHWGKHHRTYVENLNKQVVGTDLEGLSLEDIIIVTYNKGDILPAFNNAAQAWNHDFFWESMKPGGGGKPSGDLLDLIERDFGSFERFIEEFKSAAATQFGSGWAWLAYKANRLDVENAVNPWPSEKDKKLVIVKSPNAMNPLVWDYFPLLTIDVWEHAYYLDFQNQRPDYISVFMEKLVSWETVNTRLEKAKARAAEREMEEERRRKEEEEGKPTNEEDDDDDLEMYVDNDNDDSEAE
- the LOC107937991 gene encoding cell division cycle 20.2, cofactor of APC complex isoform X1 gives rise to the protein MDQSDKLRLLQSYWYSPRRLHDSPTRYHFPGDRFLPNRSLMDLDRAHTLLTNKTTDFKSSKCDEVYQQKLIESQSLNSEGKRIMVFKGSSKSSTKSIRFVDELRQEMATISDNKSKQAPYRSIPKAEMIVLDAPGLLDDYYVNIMSWGKNNVLAVGLGPTLYLWNSVDQRIHKLFHVREEDNWPTSITWSEEARTLAVGYTCSNLQLWDAESSKLIRSLQGHSERITSTAWNGHILTSGSRDKSIINHDIRARNHLASSIKKHSDEVCGLKWSNEGDRLASGGSEKQLYIWEASKMSSSKFLHLFTDHCAAVKALAWCPYQHNVLASGGGWNDRCIRIWNTQKGICIHSIETKAQISGLEWNRHHKEILSSHGYSTGEDQNKLCLWKYPSMTKVGEFGNHEPRIINLCQSPDGVTVVSAVADETLRFWDVFGPPMTGTSMASDLQGLFSSRNSLIR
- the LOC107937992 gene encoding superoxide dismutase [Fe], chloroplastic isoform X2; the protein is MIKERRFVRKAASNVITATYELKAPPYPLNALEPHMSRETLEYHWGKHHRTYVENLNKQVVGTDLEGLSLEDIIIVTYNKGDILPAFNNAAQAWNHDFFWESMKPGGGGKPSGDLLDLIERDFGSFERFIEEFKSAAATQFGSGWAWLAYKANRLDVENAVNPWPSEKDKKLVIVKSPNAMNPLVWDYFPLLTIDVWEHAYYLDFQNQRPDYISVFMEKLVSWETVNTRLEKAKARAAEREMEEERRRKEEEEGKPTNEEDDDDDLEMYVDNDNDDSEAE